Genomic window (Mesorhizobium sp. M4B.F.Ca.ET.058.02.1.1):
GCCCGCAGGCGCCAGCGATGGCGATCCTGGCAGGCCGGCCTCGATCCCCAATGCCTGGTCTTCATCGACGAGACCTGGATCAAAACCAACATGGCTCCGCTGCGCGGCTGGGGGCCGAAGGGCAAGCGGCTGCGCGGCCTGGCTCCGTACGGCCACTGGCGCACGCTGACTTTCCTCGGCGCGCTGCGCTGTGATCGGCTCGCGGCACCTTGCGTCTTCGACGGACCGATCAACGGCCAATGCTTCCGCGCTTATGTCGAACAGCAGCTCATCACCGTGTTGAAGCCCGGCGATATCGTCGTCATGGACAACCTGGGAAGCCATAAGTCCGTGGCCATCAGGCAGATGATCAAGGCCGCTGGCGCCAGGCTCTGGTACCTGCCGCCCTACTCACCAGACCTCAATCCCATCGAGCAGGCCTTCGCCAAGATCAAGCACTGGATGCGCCAGGCGCAGAAACGCACCGTCGAGGACACCTGGCGACACATCGGCCACCTCGTCGAAACCATCGAGGCAGCCGAATGCAAGAACTACTTCGAAAACGCCGGATACGCTTCCGTCAAAACGTGAAAGACTCTAGCGCAAGATCAGGCGGAACCATCTTTGACTCGATACGGCTCATGGCGTTCGAGGAAGTAGGCATACGCGCGGTCGATGACTAGCGGGTCAAAAGAGGTCAACCCCAGTGGTACAGGGTTCCCCGTAGACGACCCGAGCGGGGCATGGACGACCGCCGCCGCCATTACGCCTGGCACCAAAAATAGTTCGAGAGATCGTGGGAAATCTGCGACCCGAATCGGCTGGATCTCATCAAAGGTCTTGGCCGTGTATTGAGCCGGCTTGTCCCAGGCATACAAGCAGATCGACTTCATCTCTGGCTTGTCGGGACCGGGAAAAGAGCGCGCAGTTTTTTCCTGAATCAAGGTCAAAAGATCGCGTTGCTGGGTTGTCGCGCCCCATCGGCGAGTCTGCGGTGCGACCGCGTATATATTCGTTGGTGCCTCTGTCATGTTTCGCAGGCCGTAATCGAAAACAGCCTGTATGCGCTCGATATTTCCAGGAAGAAGCAGCGACCCTACGATCGGGATCGTTTTTCGATCGACTCTAGGTTCGCCGGCACGGCTTACGGCTTCTCTCCAGTAACGGCCCTCCGATAGTCCGTTGCGCGTCGTAAACTCTTTGAGAAACTCCGGAGCAAGGTCAATCAGCGTCTGGTAACCGTTAGCTGCATCAAGCTGATTGACCGATGTCTGCTGATCTTTCACGAACAGTGCCACCGCGCGTTCGATCTCGGGCCTGTCGGCGATCTCGTGATCCATCCTCCACGAAGAGAGGTCGATTTCAGCTGCGGTCGGATTGGATGCCTGTGCGAATGTAACGACGCGAATAGGCATTTGATAGCGCTCACCCGGCGTGACAACGGGGTCAATTGAGTAAATGTCACGGCGCTCCGTCTTGCCTCGATCCGCCTGGTCGGCCAGCTCCCTGAAGAATTGCTTGAATCTTGCCGGAACTCGTTCAGCTACCCTGCCGGTTCCAGCCGGGTCTTCTGAAGGCAGTTCGGGCAGGACTCTTTCCAGCTCATCCAGAAACCGCTTTACCTGAGGCGCGATCGCCATCAGATCGAAACCGAAAGAGCGACGACGCGATTCCACGGTATAGATGGACGGCTGCTTGTCGTCGTCTTTGAATAAGCCTTCGCCCGAAATCGTAAGCCAGAGGCGCCCGGCCCTGCGTTCAAGATAGCCCGGGCCGATAGCCTCTTCCAACACGTATGCAATTTCGGACGGGCTGTAGCCAAAGAAGGTCGCCGCGTCGTCATCGGCAATGCCGGGAGCCGCCTTGACGAGGCGCAGCAAAAATTCGAGCGTCGGGCTGACCTGTCCGAGTGAAGCGACTTTGTAATTCACTTCATAGAAGCGGCAGGGCAACAGCACGTCGAATATGTCGAGGTCCACGCGCCGGTCTTCATCCGGCGGCACAAGCTCCTGTCCTTTCAGTCGGAGCAACGGGCGGCTAAGCATTGCCATGAGCGCCTCGCTCCTTCGCACGGGATAGGGCGACCTCATCGCGCTCTGTCTGCGCTCCTAGCAAATCTTCTACAGCGATGAGTGAGGCGACGCCTTCATTGATTCTGCGCGTAAACCCCGCCGATAGTTGGCCCATAGGTTTGTTGCCCTTCCATCGATGGCGCGACCCGACTATGACTAGCCGATCCATTGCTCGACTCGCAGCAACATTGATGCGGTTGGGTGTAATTAGGAAGCCTTCCTTGATCGACTTCACGCCGGCTTCGATATCGCCGAGTTCGTTGTTCCGCACGAGCGATAGGATGACGATGGGGTTTTCCTTACCCTGATAACTGTCAACAGTTCCCACCTTCACGTGTTTTTCCAACAGGGCAGCGAGCGAGGATTGTCTCAATTTTCGCTCGATCAGATTGCGCTGCGCGGCATACATACAGATGACGCCGATACCGACAGGATGATCCTGCTGCGTAAGCAGCCACTCGCGAAATTTGTCATCCGCATACCAGCGGTCGATCAGCCGTATGATTGCATCGGCCTCTGAAGGATTAGTCTTGCTTTTGGCTTCTTTCCGTTCGTAACCCATTGACCCTAGGCTATCCGTCTCCACCCAGGTCAATGGTGATTTCAGTTCGTCCGGCAGAACTTCGGGATCGACGATAGCCTCCTTACGCCCGGCGAGCAAAGTGAGATCGGGGTAAAAAACCTCGGAGACGAGTTGCCCTATGGGGGAGAGCATGCGGTACTGCGTTTTTAGCCGTGACCCTGCGGCGCGGCCGTATCCTGTCGCAAAGACCCGCTCGAAGTCGCTTCGCTTGATTTCTTTCTTCGCTATCGAGGTCCGCTCCGCGACGAGGTTGACCACTTCGGGTTTGTGTTGTGGCTGGAGCTGGGCCTGGTCGCCGACCAAGACTGCCCAGCGGGCCGCCTGGAGAGGTACAAGAAGCTCGCCTGAAGTGCACCGCGCCGCCTCGTCTACAATCACAAGATCAAAAGCAGTGGCCGTTAAGCCAAGTGATGACCTCCCGAGGCCTACGCAAGTGCCGACCACGATCTGGCGCGTGCCTGCGAGGAATGTATCAAAGCTGCGCTCAGGCCTGGAAACACTACCTATAAAATCCCGCCCCAGTCCGGCAATGGACCTCAGGCGATCAATCTTGTCCGCGCCGACTGAGCTCCGCCGCGCTGCACGCCGCGCTATAGCGCCGACTATCTCTTCGAGGGTGTTACGCCAGTCTTCCTCCAGGCCGGTCTCAGGGAGCAAAACGTCGACATCAAGCAGAGACAGATGCTGAGCGAGGGTTTCAATCAAGCCGTTGATCCGCTGAGTCTGCGCTTCAAATTCGCGGCTTAACTCGGCGATTCTTTCAATCACGGGCCTTAGTGTCGTTTCCAGGATTACGACATCCGAAATCACTTCCGGAGGTATACCTAACGCTTTGCCGACCGCAGCCATGCGCTCTGCAAATGTCGCACTGAAGCGATCCTTGTAGGACTGCTCGACGCGGGATGTGTGATACGGTCGCAACGGTGGGGACACTTGCCCGTCATCCATGCCGACGCGCAGCAAACTCGGCAGTTCGCCTGTTTTGCGGAAAAGCGCCAGCACCGCTTCAGCCGCATTGTTGACTGCCTCGTGGGACTGACTCGACAACAAGACGTTTCGGACCAGTCCCTTCGTAATTGCATAGTGGGCAAGCGCCGCGATGAACTTGGTCTTGCCGGTGCCGGGCGGTCCTTGGAGCAGACCCACAGGCCGCGTATCTATGATCTTGCGAAAAGCCTCCTCTTGGTCGTCATTGAGGCCGTAAAGTTTCAGGGACTCCTCAGTAGCCTGCTGATTGGCCGAGTCAGGCGTCGCGTCTGAGCGAGAATCAAAGACGGATAGGAGGCCGCTCGCGCGCCCATTGCCGGCCAGAATGCGGCCAACGGCGTCTGTACGGCGTTTGAGACTAGTGCCTTCGAAATGGCTGAGAAAGCGCAGCCGCTGTCCGGCTTCGACGAGCCTCGGACCGAAGGAGCCTCCGCGTTGTGCATCGATCACCGCTAGATCCGGGCGAGAACGGTTCAGATCGAGGTCTCCGATGCGCCGCCAATTTCCCTTCTTGTCCTGCTTTTGAACCCCTACAGTGTCGTTGCGGGAGAAGTCGAACTCACCGCTTTCAAGCTCCATCATGACCCTGTGACGACCGATACCGCGATCGTATGCACTGTCGAGCTGCGCCACCCCCTCTGTAGTCAGTTCGTTTTCTACCTCCATGAGAACGCGCCACAGTTCCGGCACGTCGATATCGGTAATGAGGGTGTTGCTAGCGGCGATCTCTTCGGCGAGTGCGTCCTCGGCCTCGTCCTCTTGTAGGACGAGATCGCTGGTTTCTCGTGGTTCAGAGATGAGGGGCGACGCGGAGCCCGCGATTTCTCTGTCGATCCGTGCCTGCACAGGAGGATCGGCTAAGATCTGCTCGAGAGCCGACAGCTCGGTTACGTCGGACCGCGTCACGGCCAATGAAGCATCTAATTTATGAAACTCCTGTTTTGCCACAAGAGCCAGGAGCCATTGGTCGAGCCTGCGTCTCGTTGCGCTGGCAGCCTTGCCATTAGCATCAAGGCGAACTTCAATTTCTTCAAACGCGCCACGAATGTGAAGAGAAAGATGGCCGAGATGCGGATGCCGACGCACACGAAGAAAGAGGAATCCCTCGTCTGAGTCGATCGGGCCCACCTGCTGACCAGCAAGGGAAATTGCAATGGTTCGGCTTTCGGCTACCGCTTGCTGCTGAGTGCTAGCGTGAAGTTGCCCCAACGCCTTTGCTAGAGTCTCCTGCAGCGGCAAGAGCGTCGAGAGCGCAGGCGGTTTTTCGCGGCAATCTTTGATCGCTAGCGCAACGTCAGCGCCGATTGCGGGAGCAAGATCAGAAGCGGCAAGGATTTCTTCGCTGATTTTGGTGAGGGCGTACCGGTCGCGCTCCATGCGATTTCCGGTTTCAGGAGAATAAGCAGAGCTGATGACTTCGCCATCGACGCGCGGCGAATAGTCGAGCGCGTCGATCAGAGTCGGCTGGCCGTTTGGATCGACCACAATGTTGGCCGGCTTCAAGTCACCGTGTCCGATCCCTTGTTCGTGAAGCGCGTCAACGATCGAAATGAGCTTGGCGCAAAACGACAGGGCAGTATCCGCGCTTGCAAATTCGTTGGTCGGATCATTGAGAAGGACGTCAAGCGAACTTCCTTCTACCCAGGTCTGCACGAGGACTAGGCTGTCTCCGAGCCAGTACACCCCGCGAATCGGAGCGATACCGGACGGCTTGTCCACCTTCATATCCATCGCTCTTCGAAGAAAGGCGAGGATGCTTCCTCCTTCCTTCTGGACATCGCCCCAGGCCGATTGCTTCCACTGTTTAACCAAAACCGGCACCCCGTTATCGTCGCTGCGCCACGCATCCATGCGGTCGCTTTCAACGATCATGTCGCCATAAACGGGGAACGCTCCAAACAGCTGCCTTTGCGAACGAATCACCGTTCTGAATGATTCGAGTCCGGCGATCACTTCGTCCGGAGTCGGACGAGAAGCGGTTGCTTTGTTGAATGCATCCAGAGCAATCGTTGCGTCTGCGAAGCGTTGCTCCGGGCTGATCTCGAGCGCCTGCGCGAACCAGTCATGGAGCAACACGTAGTTGTTAGCGACATCGACCGCGGGCTTCCATTCTGCGGGCTCACCCAACGGTAGCTGGCCAAACAATAGCTTGTGAACCGAGACACCGAGCAAGAAAACGTCTCGCCGTTTCGGTCCGCTGTCTACACCTAGTATGTCCTCGGGAACGGTAACGCCGGAAAGAAACTGATATCGGGACGGGCCGAGGGATTTTCCTTCCGGGATTCGCGCAGCCAGTAAGTGAGACAGCCTGACAGATGTCGGCATTTCAAGCCAAATGCTGTGCCCGCCTATATCCAGATGTGATGCATTCTGACGATGAATCGCGGCTACGGAAGAAATGATCTGCCGTGCCAATTCGATCTTCTGATTTGGTAAGGCTGAGGAAGCCTCGCTAATCGAAAACTCATTCAGGCGCCGCATGCGGCGGCGGCGGTCGTAAATCTCCCAGTAGTTGACGCTGTGATCCGGATCATCCAATCGCGGCGTGAGCAGGGTTCTTTCAAGGTCCTGATCGCGGTCGCGAAGCCAGTGATAAACCTGCTGCTCGCGCCCCGCTATCTCCAGGCGACCCTCTTCGGTCTGAAAACGGCCCTCGGTGCACTTAGTGAAATCCCACAATCTCAGGATTCCGAGATTATTTTTGTTGCCTTCTTCGGTGGCCTCATATTCCCGATAGACGTCGCTGGGGTGTGCATAGCTGGCGATGTCTTCAGCAAGGTATCGCTGAAAGCGGCGCCTTCCGGGCTTAAAAGGTGAGTTGGGACCAACATTGAAGAACCGGCTAAGCCGGTCCTTCCAAAAGCTGTCCGTAAGGGGCCTGTATAAGAATGCGGCGTGAGGTTCGCCAAACGTCTCATTCAGCTTACGTGCATTTAGCGCAAGTTTTATGAAGTCATCGACCGCGAGTACCTTTTCCTTTTCAAGGCCGTCGAGATGCGCGTTGGTCGCCAAGCCGGTAAGCACGACAAGGCCGACGATTTGTGGGATGGGTTCACGTCGGGTTTCCGGCCGACCCTTCAGGAGACCCCCTAGGGGTGTAAGTACCTCTCGCACAATGTCGCCGATTTTCTGCACGGGAGATGGACCGCTGTCCCTCCCATTGCTGTACCAGCGGCCGTCCCTGTTTTCGATCGTGCCGTTCCAGTCTTTGATATCGACAAAGAAAATACGGTGATCAGAAACGATGATGACATCGATCTCACGCGATTTGCCAAGCCCTAGGGTCAGGTCCAGATTCGTGAATGCGTACCAGTTCTGTGGCAGCTCTTTTTTGAGCCGCTCAATACCCTTAACTTCGCGCGTGTGTACGCCGCGACCGCAGTTAGTAACCTGCATGTCCCACCCCCGTGTAGCGGCACAATCTAGACGGGCGTTTCCTTGTATGGAAGAAAATTTCGAGGCCATTCGTAGAGGCGGTTTTCGAGCCTACTGCGCTTCCGGCATTTGAACAGCCGCTGTGTGCCGTCAAGAAGTGTGGCGCGCTCCTTAGGCCGCGAGTCCGTCCCGTTAGCAACCATTGAGCGGCACGCTTACTATTTAGAGGCTAGACCAACCTCTACCAACCGACGGAACGCCTCTGATCTAGTAGGAAGATCGGGCTGGCTGCGCCGCCATTCGTCAACGCGAGCAAGCAAGTCGCTCGAGAGGCGCAATTCGAAGCGCTCGGTTTTGGTGTCAGCAGGATCAGGCGTATTTGACAATCAGAGTGTCCGTAATGTACGGTATGTACGTAACTTGTGGTTCGCTCTTCGCAGCCGAACGACGTGCTCGAACACGTCGTTCGGCCTGACCACACCCAAGCTGTCTGGAGCTCGGATCATGGCTGATTCCGACAATACCACGACTTTGTCTTTCGTCACCGGCACGAGCGTACCGGCACCAGCGGCAAATGCAATGGTGGGATCGCAGCCAACCGAGTTTGCTGGCAAGGCCCTGGAAGCGGGCCAACCCGTCGATTCTGCGGTCTGTGTATGGCGTGATTGGCAGGATGCCCTGAACTTGACCGAACGGTGCTGTCGCGAGCAACAACGCCTAGAGCGGAAGCTTGCCGAAACTGTCGGCTTTCCGTGCGCGACTATCCTGCAGGCGAATGGTGAGAGCGTGACGTTGCATTCACTGAAGGAAATTCGCGAATTGCTGCGCGCCGATTCGATCGAGGCA
Coding sequences:
- a CDS encoding IS630 family transposase (programmed frameshift); the encoded protein is MTRPLSDDLRERVVAAVLSGESRRSAAKRFGISVSAAVKLLQRHRATGSVAPGKMGGHRKRVLEPHRAFIEARIRETPHLTLHGLKDELAARGVKVSHNAVWQFLRREGLSFKKTLFALEQARADIARRRQRWRSWQAGLDPQCLVFIDETWIKTNMAPLRGWGPKGKRLRGLAPYGHWRTLTFLGALRCDRLAAPCVFDGPINGQCFRAYVEQQLITVLKPGDIVVMDNLGSHKSVAIRQMIKAAGARLWYLPPYSPDLNPIEQAFAKIKHWMRQAQKRTVEDTWRHIGHLVETIEAAECKNYFENAGYASVKT
- a CDS encoding AAA domain-containing protein encodes the protein MQVTNCGRGVHTREVKGIERLKKELPQNWYAFTNLDLTLGLGKSREIDVIIVSDHRIFFVDIKDWNGTIENRDGRWYSNGRDSGPSPVQKIGDIVREVLTPLGGLLKGRPETRREPIPQIVGLVVLTGLATNAHLDGLEKEKVLAVDDFIKLALNARKLNETFGEPHAAFLYRPLTDSFWKDRLSRFFNVGPNSPFKPGRRRFQRYLAEDIASYAHPSDVYREYEATEEGNKNNLGILRLWDFTKCTEGRFQTEEGRLEIAGREQQVYHWLRDRDQDLERTLLTPRLDDPDHSVNYWEIYDRRRRMRRLNEFSISEASSALPNQKIELARQIISSVAAIHRQNASHLDIGGHSIWLEMPTSVRLSHLLAARIPEGKSLGPSRYQFLSGVTVPEDILGVDSGPKRRDVFLLGVSVHKLLFGQLPLGEPAEWKPAVDVANNYVLLHDWFAQALEISPEQRFADATIALDAFNKATASRPTPDEVIAGLESFRTVIRSQRQLFGAFPVYGDMIVESDRMDAWRSDDNGVPVLVKQWKQSAWGDVQKEGGSILAFLRRAMDMKVDKPSGIAPIRGVYWLGDSLVLVQTWVEGSSLDVLLNDPTNEFASADTALSFCAKLISIVDALHEQGIGHGDLKPANIVVDPNGQPTLIDALDYSPRVDGEVISSAYSPETGNRMERDRYALTKISEEILAASDLAPAIGADVALAIKDCREKPPALSTLLPLQETLAKALGQLHASTQQQAVAESRTIAISLAGQQVGPIDSDEGFLFLRVRRHPHLGHLSLHIRGAFEEIEVRLDANGKAASATRRRLDQWLLALVAKQEFHKLDASLAVTRSDVTELSALEQILADPPVQARIDREIAGSASPLISEPRETSDLVLQEDEAEDALAEEIAASNTLITDIDVPELWRVLMEVENELTTEGVAQLDSAYDRGIGRHRVMMELESGEFDFSRNDTVGVQKQDKKGNWRRIGDLDLNRSRPDLAVIDAQRGGSFGPRLVEAGQRLRFLSHFEGTSLKRRTDAVGRILAGNGRASGLLSVFDSRSDATPDSANQQATEESLKLYGLNDDQEEAFRKIIDTRPVGLLQGPPGTGKTKFIAALAHYAITKGLVRNVLLSSQSHEAVNNAAEAVLALFRKTGELPSLLRVGMDDGQVSPPLRPYHTSRVEQSYKDRFSATFAERMAAVGKALGIPPEVISDVVILETTLRPVIERIAELSREFEAQTQRINGLIETLAQHLSLLDVDVLLPETGLEEDWRNTLEEIVGAIARRAARRSSVGADKIDRLRSIAGLGRDFIGSVSRPERSFDTFLAGTRQIVVGTCVGLGRSSLGLTATAFDLVIVDEAARCTSGELLVPLQAARWAVLVGDQAQLQPQHKPEVVNLVAERTSIAKKEIKRSDFERVFATGYGRAAGSRLKTQYRMLSPIGQLVSEVFYPDLTLLAGRKEAIVDPEVLPDELKSPLTWVETDSLGSMGYERKEAKSKTNPSEADAIIRLIDRWYADDKFREWLLTQQDHPVGIGVICMYAAQRNLIERKLRQSSLAALLEKHVKVGTVDSYQGKENPIVILSLVRNNELGDIEAGVKSIKEGFLITPNRINVAASRAMDRLVIVGSRHRWKGNKPMGQLSAGFTRRINEGVASLIAVEDLLGAQTERDEVALSRAKERGAHGNA